The nucleotide sequence CCAAAACTATTTATAAGATGTGAGGGTTGGGTTTTATATGAAGGAGTCTTTAAAAATTGTTTTCATGATCAATTGGAGCAAAAAGTGGTCTATTTCCACGATTTAGATGAAGAAATTGAGGATAATACTACACAGGTATTATTTTTAGTAAAACCATTTCCATTAGATTTATTTGAAGAAATTGTTGATTTAGGTTTGAAGCTTCCTCCCAAATCAACCTATTTTCATCCTAAAGTGCCAACAGGTTTTGTCTATAATTCTTTGAAAGAAAACATTTAAGATATATTTAAACTAACACCCTTAACACTAACTATATTTTTGATCTTTCTCATCGATTCAATCACTTCTGTATTTGGTGCATCATCTATTCCAACTATCATTATTGCTGTATCTCTTGGTGCATTTCTCCCTACGGTCATAAAAGCAATATTTATATCGTATTCTCCTGCCACAG is from SAR202 cluster bacterium and encodes:
- a CDS encoding DUF1015 domain-containing protein; this encodes LKDYDLKQLEQMVIDTNYPCMIYVNKLTSTIRFYKISSRINIEHIETNFDPKLFIRCEGWVLYEGVFKNCFHDQLEQKVVYFHDLDEEIEDNTTQVLFLVKPFPLDLFEEIVDLGLKLPPKSTYFHPKVPTGFVYNSLKENI